Part of the Cryptosporangium arvum DSM 44712 genome, GCTGTTACGTGATGCCGTCGAGGCCGAGGTCCTGGTCGAGCGCTACCGCGTAGCCTCCTGGACGGACCATCGTGACCAGCACGACCGGCGGCTCACGCGGTTCGACGAGGACGTCCGGCAGCGCGTCAGAGCGCTCGCGGATTCCGTCGACGACGCGGAGCACCTGCTGTTCGTCGACGTACCGCACCACTCGCACTTCCGGAGGACACCGTGACCCGCACTGCCGCTGACGACCTGCTCGACGTTCTGGTCCAGGCCGGTGTCCGCCGGGTGTACGGGCTGGTGGGTGACTCGCTGAACGCGTTCAGCGACGCCGTGCGCCGCAGCGGGGGTTCCGCCAAGGGCGGTATCGACTGGGTGCACGTGCACAACGAGGAGGCGGCCGCGTTCGCCGCGTCGGCCGAGGCCCAGCTGACCGGTCGGTTGGCGGTCTGCGCGGGTAGCTGCGGCCCGGGTAACACGCACCTGATCCAGGGTGTGATGGACGCGCACCGCTCGGGTGCTCCGGTGCTCGCGCTGGCGTCGCACATCCCGAGCAGGCAGATCGGCACCGGCTACTTCCAGGAGACCAAGCCGGAGTCGCTGTTCGCGCAGGCCAGCCATTTCTGCGAGACGGTCGCGCACCCGACGCAGGTGGAGCGACTGACCCGCGGCGCGATCCAGGCCGCCGTCGGCAAGCAGGGCGCCGCCGTGCTGGTGCTGCCCGGCGACGTGCTCGCCGACGACTCGGCCGACAAGCCACACCACAGCGTCGTCGTCACCGACCGTCCCCGGCCGGCACCGACCGACGCGGAGGTCCGTGAGCTCGCGGACCGGATCGCCGAGGCGGCGAAGATCGCGATCTTCGCCGGGATCGGCTGCGCCGACGCCCGCCCGGAGCTGCTCGCGCTCGCCGAGAGGCTCAACGCGCCGATCGGGCACTCCCTGCGCGGTAAGGACGTCGTGCAGTACGACAACCCCTTCGACGTCGGGATGACCGGGTTGCTCGGCTACGGCGCGTGCTGGTCGACGCTGCATGATGCCGACCTGGTGCTGTTCCTGGGAACCGACTTCCCCTACGACGATTTCCTGCCGACGCGCAACAACGTGCAGGTCGACATCGACCCGGCGCGGCTGGGCCGCCGTGCCCCGATCGTCCAGGGCATCGCCGCCGACCTGGCCTTGACGCTGCGTGCGCTGCTCCCGCTGGTGCCCGCACGCACCGACCGGTCGTTCCTCGACCACGCCCTGCACGAGCACCACCGGATGGTGTCGCACAGCGTCGACACCTACAGCACGCACGTGGCCCGCCGCGCGCCGATCCACCCGGAGCACCTGGCCACCGTCGTCGACGAGGTCGCTGCCGACGACGCGGTGTTCACCGCGGACACCGGGATGTGCTGCACCTGGGCCGCCCGGTACCTCACCCCGAACGGCCGGCGGCGGCTGCTGGGCTCGTTCGTGCACGGGTCGATGGCCAACGCCCTCCCGATGGCGATCGGGGCGCAGGTGGCCTCGCCCGGCCGGCAGGTCGTCTCGCTGTCCGGCGACGGCGGTCTCGGGATGCTGATGGGCGAGCTGCTCACCGTGAAGACCCACGGACTGCCGGTCAAGGTCGTGGTGTTCAACAATTCCAGCCTCGGCATGGTGCGCTTGGAGATGCTGGTGGCCGGCGACCCGCCCTTCGAGACCGACCACGACCCGGTCGACTTCGCCGCCATCGCCGCCGGCGCGGGCTTCCTGACCCGGCGGGTCACCGAGCCGGGAGACGTGCGTGGCGCGGTGGAGGAGATCTTCGCCCACGACGGCCCGG contains:
- a CDS encoding thiamine pyrophosphate-dependent enzyme — its product is MTRTAADDLLDVLVQAGVRRVYGLVGDSLNAFSDAVRRSGGSAKGGIDWVHVHNEEAAAFAASAEAQLTGRLAVCAGSCGPGNTHLIQGVMDAHRSGAPVLALASHIPSRQIGTGYFQETKPESLFAQASHFCETVAHPTQVERLTRGAIQAAVGKQGAAVLVLPGDVLADDSADKPHHSVVVTDRPRPAPTDAEVRELADRIAEAAKIAIFAGIGCADARPELLALAERLNAPIGHSLRGKDVVQYDNPFDVGMTGLLGYGACWSTLHDADLVLFLGTDFPYDDFLPTRNNVQVDIDPARLGRRAPIVQGIAADLALTLRALLPLVPARTDRSFLDHALHEHHRMVSHSVDTYSTHVARRAPIHPEHLATVVDEVAADDAVFTADTGMCCTWAARYLTPNGRRRLLGSFVHGSMANALPMAIGAQVASPGRQVVSLSGDGGLGMLMGELLTVKTHGLPVKVVVFNNSSLGMVRLEMLVAGDPPFETDHDPVDFAAIAAGAGFLTRRVTEPGDVRGAVEEIFAHDGPALLDVVTTPDALEVPSHLTVEQARGFALGLGKVVLGGGVGKVAELARLNLRNIPRP